Sequence from the Sphingomonas koreensis genome:
CCTCCAGATTGTAGAGGCAGGTCGGGTGGAACTGCATCATCTCCATGTTCGAGATGCGGCACCCCGCGCGCCACGCCATCGCGATGCCGTCACCGGTCGCGCCCTTGGGCGCGGTCGAGAAGAGATAGGTGCGTCCCGCTCCGCCCGTCGCGAGGATGGTCGCGTTGGCGGTGAACAGCTCGACATGGCCGGTCGCGCGATTGACGGCATAGACGCCCCAGACATTGCCGGCGCCCGAATAGCGTTCCTCGTGCCGGCTGGTGGCAAGATCGACCGCGACCATGTCGGGCACCAGCGTGATGTTGGGATGCGCAGCGGCGGCGCGGATCAGTGCTTCCTGCACCGCCCAGCCGGTCGCGTCATCGACATGGACGATGCGGCGCGCGCTGTGACCGCCCTCGCGCGTCAGATGCCAGCCATCGCCGTCGCCATCGACGTTGAACGGCACGCCGAGCTTCGCCAGCCGTTCGATCGCCGCGGGGGCGTTCTCGACCACAAACTCGACGGTCGCGCGATCGTTGAGGCCGGCGCCCGCGATCATCGTGTCGGCGATATGCGCATCGAACGTGTCGCCCGGCTCCAGCACCGCGGCGATCCCGCCCTGTGCCCAGGCGGTCGAGCCCTCGTCGAGCGCCCCCTTGGCCAGCACCGTCACCCTGAATCGGTCGGCAAGGTTGATCGCGGCGGTCAGCCCCGCCGCGCCCGAGCCGATGATCAGCACGTCGGATTGCCGGGTCTCGCTAGCCAATCGTCATTCCTCTTGCCGGACGGGGCTCCCGCTATGCGCCAAACCGCATCGAAATCAAACGCCATGGTCGCCAAGCTTTTGCTGGCTGGCTAGAAGCGGCGCCATGCGCATTTTCCCGATCCTTTCCGCTCTGGTCCTCGCCCTTGTCGCGCTGAGTCCCGCTGCCAACGCGACGCAGCGCTGCACGGCGGGGCAGCCCGGCACCACGCAACGTGTCGTGATCGGCGATACCGGGCGATCAGTGCTGCTCCATCTCCCCGCGGCGTACCGGCCGGGCAAGCCGCTGCCACTGCTGTTCGTGCTCCATGGGAGCGGGGGCGACGGTGCGGCGATCCTCAGCCAGTCGGGGCTGGAAGCGACCAGCGACCGCCACGGCTTTCTGCTCGTCGCACCCGATGGCGGTATCCCGCTGGAGCGCGGTTTCGTGTGGAATATCCCCGGTGTGCCCACCGTTACCGGCAAGGTGCCGGGGCCGGAGGACGCAGACGATGTCGCCTTTATCCGCACAGTGATCGACTGGCTCGCGGCACAGAGCTGCGCCGATCGTGCCCGCGTCTATTCGACCGGGCTGTCGGGCGGCGGGCGGATGACGTCATGGCTGGGCTGCGTCGCGTCCGACAGGATTGCGGCGATCGCGCCTGTCGTGGGTCTGCGCGCGGGTAACCCGCTCAGGGACGATCCCCGGCGACCCGACCCGGCGACCTGCCGCCCGCAAAAGCCGATGCCGGTGATCGCCTTTGCCGGCGACAAGGACGGCACCAATCCCGTGCAGGGCGGTGGCGCCGGCTATTGGCAATATACGATGGATGCGGCGCTGGCCCGCTGGGCTGAGCTCGGCGCTTGCCGGGCGGGACCCCTCCGCCGCGATCTGGCGATCGATCTGTATGAGCAGCTCTACACCGCGTGCGGCGACCGCGCCGAGGTGGTGGGTCATATCAAGCGGGGTGCAGGCCATGTGTGGACCGCCGACAATGAAGCGATGTGGGCGTTCCTGTCGCGCTACCGGCGCTCGTTCTGAACCACTCGCTCGGGACGAACGGGTCGGGGTTGCATGCGGCGCCTCAGCAGTTTGCCGCGCGGGTCAGGCTCAGGAAAACGTCCTCCAGGTCCGCCTCGCGCGTGCTGACGTCGACGATGCCGAACCCGGCGGCCTGCACAGCGCCCAGCACCTCGCCGGCATTGGCCTGATCCTTGGCATAGGTGATGACGAGGGTACGATCGCCCTTCACCTCGATCTTCTGGAAGCAGCGGCTGTCAGGCACCGCCGCGATGTCGCGGTCCACCGTCACCTCGACCGCCTTTTCCTGGGTCTTGCCGACCAGCTCGCGCGTCGGTTCGTTGGCGATCAGCTTGCCATGGTTGATGATGGCGATGCGATCGCACAGCTCCTCGGCTTCCTCCAGATAGTGGGTGGTCAGCACCACCGTCACGCCACGCTCGTTGAGCGAGCGGACATAGGCCCAGAGCTGCTGGCGAAGCTCGATATCGACGCCAGCGGTCGGTTCGTCGAGCACCAGCACGGGCGGGGAGTGGACCATCGCCTTGGCGACCATCAGCCGCCGCTTCATGCCCCCGGACAGGGTGCGCGAATACGCGTGGGCCTTGTCCTCCAGATGCACCGCGCGCAGCAGCTCCATCGACCGGCGCTGCGCCTTGGGCACGCCGTAGAGGCCGGCCTGGATCTCCAGCGTCTCGACGGGGGTGAAGAAGGGGTCGAACAGGATTTCCTGATTGACGATGCCGATCGCGCGCTTGGCGTTGCGCGGGTGCTGGTCGATGTCGAAGCCCCAGATCGAGGCACGTCCGGCGGTCTTGTTGACCAGACCGGCGAGGATGTTGATCAGCGTCGACTTGCCCGCGCCGTTCGGCCCCAGCAGCCCGAAGATCTGTCCGCGCGGCACCGTGAAGCTGACATCGTCCAGCGCCTGTTTGCCGCCCTGATAGACCTTCGAAAGGCCTTCGATCTCGATCGCCGCGTCGCTCATGCGCGCTGATCTGGAACTGCGCCGACGGCTTGGCAAGTGAAACGATTGCCGCACCTGCGCGTCTTTGCTAACCGCACCCTCATGATCGCGCCTCCCGAAGTCACCCGCGTCACCCATCGCCGCGTCGCCTGTGACGGCGCGCATGCGGGCATCCCCGCCGCGCTCGGCCATCCGCGCGTGTTTCTCGAGATCGACGAGCATGGCTATGTCGATTGCGGCTATTGCGACCGCCGCTTCGTGCTGGTCGGCGGCCCCGCCGACGGCGCGGATCAGGGCGAATTGCCCGATCACCCGGCTGGCGCGAGCGTCTGAGGCCACTATATCGGATCGCATGTACAGCGATCCCCGTGGCTTCCTCTATCGCGACGGCTTCGATGCCGACGCCGCCCAGCGCCTGACCGCCTTGATCCTCGGCCGCGCCGAGGATGGCGAGCTTTACCTCCAGTACCGCAAGTCCGAGGCGTTCGGATTCGACGACGGGCGATTGAAGACCGCGTCGTACAACACCGATTCGGGTTTCGGCCTGCGTGCGGTAAGCGGCGAGACGACTGCCTTCGCGCACGCCAACGAAATCAGCCAAGCCGCGATCCGCCGCGCGGGCGAGACGATGGCGCTGATCGATCCGGCGACCGGGCCGAAGGCTGCGGCGCCCGCGCGCACCAACCGCCACCTCTATACCGATGCCGACCCGCTCGACCTGGTTCCCTTCGCCGACAAGGTGAACCTCTGTCAGACGATCGATGCCGCCGCCCGCGCCCGCGATCCGCGCGTGGTGCAGGTGTCGGCGAGTCTGCTTGGCTCGTGGAGTGTGGTCGAGATCGTCCGTCCGGACGGCTTCATCGCCACCGATGTGC
This genomic interval carries:
- a CDS encoding alpha/beta hydrolase family esterase, translated to MRIFPILSALVLALVALSPAANATQRCTAGQPGTTQRVVIGDTGRSVLLHLPAAYRPGKPLPLLFVLHGSGGDGAAILSQSGLEATSDRHGFLLVAPDGGIPLERGFVWNIPGVPTVTGKVPGPEDADDVAFIRTVIDWLAAQSCADRARVYSTGLSGGGRMTSWLGCVASDRIAAIAPVVGLRAGNPLRDDPRRPDPATCRPQKPMPVIAFAGDKDGTNPVQGGGAGYWQYTMDAALARWAELGACRAGPLRRDLAIDLYEQLYTACGDRAEVVGHIKRGAGHVWTADNEAMWAFLSRYRRSF
- a CDS encoding ABC transporter ATP-binding protein, whose protein sequence is MSDAAIEIEGLSKVYQGGKQALDDVSFTVPRGQIFGLLGPNGAGKSTLINILAGLVNKTAGRASIWGFDIDQHPRNAKRAIGIVNQEILFDPFFTPVETLEIQAGLYGVPKAQRRSMELLRAVHLEDKAHAYSRTLSGGMKRRLMVAKAMVHSPPVLVLDEPTAGVDIELRQQLWAYVRSLNERGVTVVLTTHYLEEAEELCDRIAIINHGKLIANEPTRELVGKTQEKAVEVTVDRDIAAVPDSRCFQKIEVKGDRTLVITYAKDQANAGEVLGAVQAAGFGIVDVSTREADLEDVFLSLTRAANC
- a CDS encoding zinc-finger domain-containing protein, with the translated sequence MIAPPEVTRVTHRRVACDGAHAGIPAALGHPRVFLEIDEHGYVDCGYCDRRFVLVGGPADGADQGELPDHPAGASV